In the genome of Tannockella kyphosi, one region contains:
- a CDS encoding formate/nitrite transporter family protein yields the protein MLNKYLPAFLKAIMAGIMISIGACAYLGLENHTLGAMLFTIGLFTIYSLDFYLFTGKVGYLVDDPNIKQIIVIWCGNFVGTFISAKAVLLTRMVETTEILENVTHYAEVKLTDGYVSIFILGILCGIMMYIAAQSFKTAHDTNNSVGGYVGLFLCVMIFLLLGFEHSIANIFYFTLADVWSVHALIALIVVSFGNAVGGMLFKLIALPINNHH from the coding sequence ATGCTTAATAAATATTTACCTGCGTTTTTAAAAGCTATTATGGCTGGTATTATGATTTCTATAGGAGCGTGTGCCTATTTAGGGTTAGAGAATCATACTTTAGGAGCAATGTTGTTTACAATTGGTTTGTTTACAATTTACTCATTGGATTTTTATTTATTTACTGGAAAAGTTGGATATTTGGTTGATGATCCAAACATAAAACAAATTATTGTAATATGGTGTGGGAATTTTGTAGGAACATTTATTAGTGCAAAAGCTGTATTATTAACTAGAATGGTTGAAACAACTGAAATATTAGAAAATGTTACTCATTATGCAGAAGTAAAATTAACAGATGGATATGTTAGTATTTTTATTTTAGGTATCCTTTGTGGAATTATGATGTATATTGCAGCACAGTCTTTTAAAACAGCACATGATACTAACAATAGTGTTGGTGGATATGTAGGGTTGTTTCTATGTGTTATGATTTTCTTGTTATTAGGTTTTGAACATAGTATTGCAAATATTTTCTATTTCACTTTGGCAGATGTTTGGTCTGTACATGCATTGATAGCATTAATTGTTGTATCATTTGGAAATGCGGTTGGTGGAATGTTATTTAAATTGATTGCTTTACCAATTAATAATCATCATTAA
- a CDS encoding ArsR/SmtB family transcription factor yields MEKEKDIVNKVIDLLPPDESLYDLAELFKIFGDSTRIKILYALLESEMCVQDIASVLNLSQSAISHQLRVLKTSKLVRFRREGKTIIYCLADEHISGILNLGMEHCEE; encoded by the coding sequence ATGGAAAAGGAAAAGGATATTGTAAACAAAGTAATTGATCTTTTACCACCAGATGAATCACTTTATGATTTAGCTGAGTTATTTAAGATATTTGGAGATAGTACTCGTATTAAAATTTTATATGCTTTATTAGAATCAGAGATGTGTGTACAGGATATAGCATCTGTATTGAATTTAAGTCAATCAGCGATATCTCATCAATTGCGTGTGTTAAAAACAAGTAAATTAGTTCGTTTTCGTAGAGAAGGTAAAACAATTATTTATTGTTTGGCTGATGAACATATTAGTGGAATATTAAATTTAGGAATGGAACATTGTGAGGAATAG
- a CDS encoding heavy-metal-associated domain-containing protein: MKKTFKMEDLECAHCAAKMEDAISKLDGVVLVRISFLTQKFTFECDDALFEQSLKEACKIVKKIEPDCTVLVK; the protein is encoded by the coding sequence ATGAAAAAAACATTTAAGATGGAAGATTTAGAGTGTGCACATTGTGCTGCAAAGATGGAAGATGCAATAAGTAAATTAGATGGGGTAGTTTTAGTGAGAATTAGTTTTTTAACTCAAAAATTCACATTTGAATGTGATGATGCATTATTTGAACAAAGTTTAAAAGAGGCTTGTAAGATTGTAAAGAAAATAGAACCTGATTGTACTGTTTTGGTGAAATAA
- a CDS encoding heavy metal translocating P-type ATPase, translated as MTKKQKRRRNQIIFAAFCYLIYILIDVDFFLQFLLALAIYIYIGKDVLKRALSNIKRKQIFDENFLMTIATIGAFGCGEFSEAIAVMLFYQIGELFESIAVGKSRQSIQELLELKVEEVYVLDGSDFVVKEIEDIVIGDIVLVKAGQKIGVDGIVLEGQGYVDMAALTGESLPVFVDVNQEVLSGSISVDGALQIQVSKLYEDSTVAKILEMVENAVEKKAKAENFITKFARYYTPSVVFLALALVVIPSLFVGDFLVWLQRACVFLVVSCPCALVISVPLTFFGGIGKASRNGILVKGSNYLEALANVELVSFDKTGTLTKGEFVVKEVVSKAMSQENVLAYMALLEKNSNHPISKAIIAANTNELNEVISTNHHEIAGKGIYALVDNQEVLVGNANLMLEKDIDYPKVEVGTVVYLAINKECMGYVLLEDEIKDSAISFVSYLNKSKIDTLILTGDNDQVANKVQQTLGVKQVKANLLPADKVVEIEKCFMNKNKGSIVFIGDGMNDAPVLSRVDIGISMGQIGSDVAIEASDIVIMDDDLLKVQKAIEIAKRTMSIVHQNIIFALSVKISILILSTFGIVGMWAAVFGDVGVSIIAIINARRV; from the coding sequence ATGACTAAAAAACAAAAAAGAAGAAGAAATCAAATCATTTTTGCTGCTTTTTGTTATCTTATTTATATTTTGATAGATGTAGACTTCTTTTTACAATTCTTATTAGCGTTAGCTATCTATATTTATATAGGAAAAGATGTATTAAAAAGAGCACTTTCTAATATCAAAAGAAAACAAATATTTGATGAAAACTTTTTAATGACAATAGCTACTATTGGAGCTTTTGGATGTGGTGAATTTAGTGAAGCTATTGCAGTTATGTTGTTTTATCAAATAGGTGAATTATTTGAAAGTATTGCAGTTGGAAAGAGTCGTCAATCGATTCAAGAACTATTAGAATTAAAAGTAGAAGAAGTTTATGTATTGGATGGAAGTGATTTTGTTGTAAAAGAGATTGAAGATATTGTGATAGGAGATATTGTTCTTGTAAAGGCAGGGCAAAAGATAGGTGTTGATGGAATTGTGTTAGAGGGGCAAGGTTATGTAGATATGGCTGCTTTAACTGGAGAATCGTTACCTGTTTTTGTGGATGTAAATCAAGAGGTACTAAGCGGTAGTATAAGTGTGGATGGTGCTTTGCAAATTCAAGTTTCTAAGTTGTATGAAGATAGTACGGTAGCTAAAATATTAGAGATGGTTGAAAATGCGGTAGAAAAGAAAGCAAAAGCAGAAAACTTTATTACTAAATTTGCTAGATATTATACACCTTCCGTTGTTTTTTTAGCATTAGCGTTGGTTGTGATACCGAGTTTATTTGTTGGAGATTTCTTAGTATGGTTACAAAGAGCTTGTGTGTTTTTGGTTGTTTCTTGCCCGTGTGCACTTGTTATATCAGTACCCCTAACATTCTTTGGGGGAATTGGTAAAGCTTCTAGAAACGGTATTTTAGTAAAAGGAAGCAATTATTTAGAAGCGTTAGCGAATGTAGAACTAGTAAGTTTTGATAAAACAGGAACTTTAACGAAAGGTGAATTTGTTGTTAAGGAAGTAGTTAGTAAAGCTATGAGTCAGGAAAATGTATTAGCTTATATGGCTTTATTAGAAAAAAATAGTAATCATCCGATATCCAAAGCAATAATAGCAGCTAACACAAACGAATTAAACGAAGTGATAAGTACGAATCATCATGAAATAGCGGGTAAAGGAATCTATGCCCTAGTGGATAACCAAGAAGTGTTGGTGGGTAATGCGAATCTTATGTTGGAAAAGGATATTGATTATCCAAAGGTAGAAGTAGGTACGGTTGTTTATCTTGCAATAAACAAGGAGTGTATGGGATATGTTTTATTAGAAGATGAAATAAAAGATTCAGCAATATCGTTTGTTTCCTATTTGAATAAAAGTAAAATTGATACATTGATATTAACTGGAGATAATGATCAAGTAGCTAATAAGGTTCAACAAACATTAGGAGTAAAACAAGTAAAAGCTAATTTATTACCAGCTGATAAAGTTGTGGAAATAGAAAAATGTTTTATGAATAAAAATAAAGGTTCTATAGTTTTTATCGGAGATGGTATGAATGATGCACCTGTATTATCTAGAGTAGATATTGGTATTAGTATGGGGCAAATAGGTAGTGATGTAGCGATTGAAGCTAGCGATATCGTAATTATGGATGATGATTTATTAAAAGTTCAAAAAGCAATAGAAATTGCCAAAAGAACAATGTCTATTGTTCATCAAAATATTATCTTTGCCTTATCTGTTAAAATCAGTATTTTAATATTATCTACATTTGGAATCGTTGGTATGTGGGCTGCGGTTTTTGGAGATGTAGGAGTTAGTATCATTGCAATTATTAATGCAAGGAGAGTTTAA
- a CDS encoding BaiN/RdsA family NAD(P)/FAD-dependent oxidoreductase, producing MYDVIIIGAGPAGLMAANVLKGSNLLVLEKKEKAGKKLLITGGGRCNLTNLKDNQSFLEEIEHNQKALFSTLNNFGPYDIFDFFHQEVPLETVEEDQVFPISNKANDILNHLLKDIKNKIQYHSDVKEIRDCTTYIEVETTNQVYQASYVIVGTGGASYSMTGSSGDHMHLARMLEQPTIPLFPAETSILLKEQNNLAGTSFPNTKISFSKIEKTGHLMFTHKGLSGLSAMKCSEYVYLQKPKEIIVDFNTQLEKETIVDLFSTHREKGPVNVLAMLFTKRFSEYLIEKAEITQQKCKQLNKAEIDKIIVHIKEHPFELKGVEKLEKAYVTGGGIDVRGLHMKSFLSKTHPHIAFVGECVDIHGPIGGYNITLALSSGYSAALAIQNKLEELL from the coding sequence ATGTATGATGTAATAATTATAGGAGCTGGGCCAGCAGGTTTAATGGCAGCTAATGTTTTAAAAGGAAGTAATTTATTAGTTTTAGAAAAAAAAGAAAAGGCTGGTAAAAAGCTATTGATTACAGGTGGTGGTCGTTGTAATTTAACAAACCTAAAAGATAATCAATCTTTTTTAGAAGAAATAGAACATAATCAAAAAGCATTATTTAGCACTTTAAATAATTTTGGTCCTTATGATATCTTTGATTTTTTTCATCAAGAAGTGCCTTTAGAAACAGTAGAAGAAGATCAAGTTTTCCCAATATCAAATAAAGCAAACGATATCTTAAATCATTTATTAAAAGATATAAAAAATAAAATTCAATATCATAGTGATGTAAAAGAAATTAGAGATTGTACAACGTATATAGAAGTAGAGACTACTAATCAAGTCTATCAAGCATCTTATGTAATTGTTGGAACAGGAGGAGCTAGTTATTCAATGACTGGTAGTAGTGGCGATCATATGCATCTAGCACGCATGTTAGAACAACCTACAATCCCTTTATTTCCTGCAGAAACTAGTATTCTACTAAAAGAACAAAACAATCTAGCTGGAACAAGTTTCCCTAACACAAAAATCTCTTTTTCTAAAATAGAAAAAACAGGACACTTAATGTTTACCCATAAAGGATTAAGTGGTTTATCAGCAATGAAATGTAGTGAATATGTTTATTTACAAAAACCAAAAGAAATTATAGTAGATTTTAATACTCAATTAGAAAAAGAAACGATTGTTGATTTGTTTTCTACCCATCGTGAAAAAGGACCTGTCAATGTACTAGCAATGTTATTTACGAAACGATTCAGTGAGTATCTTATTGAAAAAGCAGAGATAACGCAACAAAAATGCAAACAATTAAACAAAGCAGAAATAGATAAGATAATAGTACATATAAAAGAACATCCTTTTGAACTAAAAGGTGTAGAGAAATTAGAAAAGGCTTATGTTACAGGTGGAGGTATTGATGTCAGAGGATTACATATGAAAAGTTTCTTATCGAAAACGCATCCCCATATTGCTTTTGTAGGGGAGTGTGTTGATATTCATGGACCTATTGGTGGTTATAATATTACTTTGGCTTTATCAAGTGGTTATAGTGCAGCTCTTGCAATCCAAAATAAACTTGAGGAATTACTATGA
- a CDS encoding radical SAM/SPASM domain-containing protein, which produces MRKFSRVYIEITNSCNLSCSFCVQNKRTPRILSVAEFQEIIYKLKGHTKNVYLHVLGEPLMHPFLEEILEICKQQEMAVHITTNGTLLKKQIDLLLNSKAIRKISVSLHSLEQGDNQEYYREVIEFALEASKQNIFCELRLWNMGVISLDNTPALQEIVELLSLDQITLQELLENMNEVGNTTLLPKLFLGKQARFVWPSLELDVIDKPIFCHGLRSQVAILVDGSVVPCCLDSKGDMTLGNIFHQSLEEIVTNQVAQSIYDGFSKREAVMELCKRCQYATRF; this is translated from the coding sequence ATGAGAAAGTTCTCAAGAGTATATATTGAAATAACAAATAGTTGTAATTTAAGTTGTAGTTTTTGTGTTCAAAACAAACGTACTCCTAGAATTCTATCAGTAGCAGAGTTTCAGGAAATTATTTATAAATTAAAAGGACATACTAAAAATGTTTATTTACATGTTTTAGGAGAACCTTTAATGCATCCATTTTTAGAAGAAATATTAGAGATATGTAAACAACAAGAAATGGCAGTTCATATTACTACGAATGGAACCTTATTAAAGAAACAAATTGATCTATTGTTAAATTCGAAAGCAATACGCAAGATAAGTGTTTCTTTGCATAGTTTAGAACAAGGGGATAATCAAGAATATTATCGTGAAGTAATTGAATTTGCTTTAGAAGCAAGTAAACAAAATATTTTTTGTGAGTTACGTTTATGGAATATGGGAGTTATTTCTTTAGATAATACACCAGCTCTTCAAGAGATTGTTGAATTATTGTCATTAGATCAAATAACTTTACAAGAGTTATTAGAGAATATGAATGAGGTAGGGAATACTACGTTGTTACCAAAGTTGTTTTTAGGCAAACAAGCAAGGTTTGTTTGGCCAAGTTTAGAATTAGATGTTATTGATAAACCAATATTTTGTCATGGATTAAGAAGTCAAGTTGCTATTTTGGTAGATGGTAGTGTTGTACCATGTTGTTTAGATAGTAAAGGAGATATGACATTAGGTAATATTTTTCATCAATCATTGGAGGAAATTGTTACTAATCAAGTAGCACAATCTATTTATGATGGCTTTTCAAAAAGAGAAGCAGTAATGGAATTATGTAAAAGATGCCAGTATGCCACTAGATTTTAA
- a CDS encoding glycosyltransferase family 4 protein, which yields MKVKLYFGAPDKISHSGIGRAFVHQKRALDLAGVDYITHEDQDMDYDILHINTVLPDSFPEIIHAKMNGKKVIYHAHSTEEDFRNSFLFSNALSGIFKRWLVFLYSKADYILTPTPYSKSLLTSYQLEKPIKAISNGIDLEEYTPTKIQIEQFNQKYQINQDDIVIISVGWLFERKGFDTFIEVAKLLPNYKFFWFGDVEKSRPTFKIQMLINHLPPNVILPGYVDGNIIKGAYGRSNIFFFPSREETEGIVVLEALASKCDVLLRDIPVFDPWLENGRDCYKASDEQGFVEMIQKMIHEEVPSLIENGYQVAKERQLDIIGQELLDVYTEVLEMETE from the coding sequence ATGAAGGTAAAATTATATTTTGGAGCTCCAGATAAAATTAGTCATTCAGGAATTGGGAGAGCTTTTGTACATCAAAAAAGAGCACTTGATCTAGCGGGTGTTGATTATATAACACATGAAGATCAAGATATGGATTACGATATTTTGCATATTAATACTGTTTTACCAGATAGTTTTCCAGAAATCATTCATGCTAAAATGAATGGTAAAAAAGTAATCTATCATGCCCATAGTACGGAAGAAGATTTTCGTAATTCTTTTCTTTTTTCGAATGCTTTGTCAGGGATATTTAAAAGATGGTTGGTTTTTTTGTATTCAAAAGCAGATTATATTTTAACACCAACACCATATTCAAAATCTTTATTAACAAGCTATCAATTAGAAAAACCAATAAAAGCTATTTCTAATGGAATAGATTTGGAGGAGTATACTCCAACAAAAATACAAATAGAACAATTTAATCAAAAATATCAAATAAACCAAGATGATATCGTAATTATTAGTGTTGGTTGGCTTTTTGAAAGAAAAGGATTTGATACTTTTATAGAAGTAGCAAAATTATTACCAAACTATAAATTCTTTTGGTTTGGAGATGTTGAAAAATCAAGACCTACTTTTAAGATTCAAATGTTAATTAATCATTTGCCACCAAATGTTATCTTACCAGGATATGTGGATGGAAATATCATTAAAGGAGCTTATGGTCGTTCGAATATATTTTTCTTTCCTTCTAGAGAAGAAACAGAAGGAATTGTTGTATTAGAAGCACTTGCAAGTAAGTGTGATGTTCTTTTACGTGATATACCTGTTTTTGATCCATGGTTAGAAAATGGAAGAGATTGTTACAAAGCGAGTGATGAACAAGGATTTGTAGAAATGATCCAAAAAATGATACATGAAGAGGTACCTAGTCTAATTGAAAATGGATATCAAGTAGCAAAAGAACGTCAATTGGATATTATTGGTCAAGAATTATTGGATGTATATACAGAAGTTTTAGAGATGGAAACAGAATAA
- a CDS encoding lysylphosphatidylglycerol synthase transmembrane domain-containing protein — MKSVRSYFINFFVVFIGGFTAFYFVTKENFNEVIDTIVSMNGWGVVLCFAMMMIYYCLDGAILYVFGKLYHKQYRYHQALKNSFVGAFWSGVTPFSSGGQFSQVYLFDKQGIAPVFSSGILIMAFIVYQSVLVLFTTVVFIFRFSYLKELYAGFLSLALIGFIVNVMVIGGLLLGATSKRFQDFLCNGCLYLLYRIKVIKNYEDKKAEMLYKLGEFRKELNILKKNIKILLFTSFLNICKLFIIYSLPYFIVCALHISISWIELFHFITISATIYLITAFIPIPGSSGGSEGFFLVMFMSTIGLATPAVLLVWRFMTYYLGLIIGGFLFFGLRKNN, encoded by the coding sequence ATGAAGTCAGTACGTAGTTATTTTATTAATTTTTTTGTTGTTTTTATAGGTGGTTTTACTGCTTTTTACTTTGTTACCAAAGAGAATTTTAATGAGGTTATCGATACTATTGTTTCTATGAATGGTTGGGGTGTTGTTTTATGCTTTGCTATGATGATGATCTATTATTGTTTGGATGGAGCTATTTTATATGTGTTTGGGAAGTTATATCATAAACAATATCGATATCATCAAGCTTTGAAGAATAGTTTTGTCGGTGCTTTTTGGAGTGGTGTTACCCCTTTTTCTAGTGGCGGACAATTTAGCCAAGTATACTTGTTTGATAAACAAGGGATAGCCCCTGTTTTTTCATCAGGTATTTTAATTATGGCTTTTATTGTTTATCAGAGTGTTTTAGTTTTGTTTACAACAGTTGTTTTTATTTTTCGTTTTTCATATTTGAAGGAGCTATATGCTGGTTTTCTTTCTTTGGCTCTTATAGGGTTTATTGTGAATGTGATGGTGATAGGGGGATTACTTTTAGGAGCAACATCAAAAAGATTCCAAGATTTTCTATGTAATGGTTGTCTTTATTTGCTTTATAGAATAAAAGTTATTAAGAATTATGAAGATAAAAAAGCAGAGATGCTTTATAAATTAGGAGAGTTTCGTAAAGAATTAAATATACTTAAAAAAAATATAAAAATATTGTTATTTACATCTTTTTTAAATATATGTAAGTTGTTTATTATTTATAGTTTGCCTTATTTTATTGTTTGTGCTTTGCATATTTCTATTTCATGGATAGAATTGTTTCATTTTATAACAATAAGTGCAACTATTTATTTAATTACCGCTTTTATTCCGATTCCGGGATCTAGTGGTGGTAGTGAGGGTTTTTTCTTAGTAATGTTTATGTCTACCATAGGATTAGCAACACCTGCTGTTTTACTGGTATGGAGATTTATGACTTATTATTTAGGATTGATAATAGGCGGATTTCTATTTTTTGGGTTAAGAAAAAATAATTAG
- a CDS encoding glycosyltransferase, which yields MKVALFSDTYMPDINGVATSTRILHNELVKKGHEVMIVTSELPQDSDYVDDPSENILRVPGIEIQRLYGYRAANIFSYKGMKELKQFGVQVIHCQTEFGVGVFSRLAAEVLDVPIVYTYHTMWADYSHYLLPIKSNAVDGILKKMIYRFSKLCGSRCTELIVPSSKTSEALEEYGIHKTMHIIPTGLELDKFDPKNSDPQIIEQLKREYALEDKFVITFLGRIAKEKSIDMIIDATKIIAKSRNDFKVMIVGGGPSLEELKEKVSKDGLEEFVVFTGPKPPKLVPSHYHLSNVFASASLSETQGLTFIEAMASGIPALARRDKNLEDVIIDGRNGYFFEDEDDLAKIVLGLMESDTSVLNQQAYQDAMQYSSDIFGQKVLDVYKLAQQNKEYLYTIKDIHPSKNQYYDVVVKSEASEIVVEVSNRVIENLMLSIGDTVDREVYDRLIEEEKVASAYQRALKYLSYKDYSAGQLRKKLVYLEDYDDCQLDKTMELLKEKNLINDEAFTMHYLRRAIRLEMGLNKAVYNLINLDIPRDVIDRCILELEDDEEYQAALCAIESVVSKSKSVSFRATLKKSRDKLYLGGFRSDTIERALQDYDFHFDQEEEIAALNKDYDKLFTKYRRKVNNKELMNKVVDSLLKKGYNYEDIKIVIEEREDQRSE from the coding sequence ATGAAAGTAGCGTTGTTTTCTGACACATATATGCCAGATATTAATGGGGTAGCAACCTCAACAAGAATATTACATAATGAACTTGTGAAAAAAGGACATGAGGTAATGATAGTGACAAGTGAATTGCCACAAGATAGTGATTATGTGGATGATCCTAGTGAAAATATTTTACGAGTACCGGGGATTGAGATTCAAAGGTTATATGGTTATCGTGCTGCTAATATTTTTTCTTATAAAGGGATGAAAGAGTTAAAACAATTTGGAGTACAAGTTATTCATTGTCAGACAGAATTTGGGGTTGGTGTTTTTAGTAGATTAGCTGCCGAAGTGTTAGATGTTCCTATTGTTTATACGTATCATACAATGTGGGCTGATTATTCTCATTATTTATTACCAATAAAATCAAATGCAGTAGATGGAATCTTGAAGAAGATGATTTATCGTTTTAGTAAATTATGTGGTTCTCGTTGTACTGAATTGATAGTACCTTCTTCTAAAACATCAGAAGCTTTAGAAGAATATGGTATTCATAAAACAATGCATATTATTCCAACAGGATTGGAATTAGATAAGTTTGATCCTAAAAATAGTGATCCACAAATAATCGAACAATTGAAAAGAGAGTATGCTTTAGAAGATAAGTTTGTTATTACGTTTTTAGGACGTATTGCTAAAGAAAAAAGCATTGATATGATTATCGATGCTACTAAAATTATTGCAAAAAGCAGAAATGATTTTAAGGTGATGATTGTTGGTGGAGGACCTTCTTTAGAAGAATTAAAAGAAAAGGTAAGTAAAGATGGTTTAGAAGAATTTGTGGTATTTACAGGACCAAAACCACCAAAATTAGTTCCATCTCATTATCATTTATCAAATGTTTTTGCTTCTGCTTCTTTGTCAGAAACACAGGGACTTACTTTTATTGAGGCAATGGCTAGTGGGATACCAGCATTGGCTAGAAGAGATAAGAATCTAGAGGATGTTATTATTGATGGTAGAAATGGTTACTTTTTTGAAGATGAAGATGACTTAGCTAAAATAGTTTTAGGTTTGATGGAGAGTGATACTAGTGTTCTAAATCAACAAGCCTATCAAGATGCGATGCAATACAGTAGTGATATCTTTGGTCAAAAGGTACTAGATGTTTATAAATTAGCACAACAAAATAAAGAGTACTTGTATACTATCAAAGATATTCATCCTTCTAAAAATCAATACTATGATGTTGTTGTAAAATCAGAGGCTAGTGAAATAGTGGTAGAAGTATCTAATCGTGTTATTGAAAACTTGATGCTTTCGATTGGGGATACGGTAGATCGTGAAGTATATGATCGATTAATTGAAGAGGAGAAAGTAGCTTCTGCTTATCAAAGAGCTTTAAAATATTTGAGTTATAAAGATTATAGTGCAGGGCAACTGCGTAAGAAATTAGTGTATTTAGAAGACTATGATGATTGTCAATTAGATAAAACAATGGAATTATTAAAAGAAAAAAATCTAATTAATGATGAAGCATTTACAATGCATTATTTAAGACGTGCTATTCGTTTAGAAATGGGTTTAAATAAAGCTGTTTATAATTTAATTAATTTAGATATTCCTCGTGATGTAATTGATCGTTGTATATTAGAATTAGAAGATGATGAAGAGTATCAAGCAGCTTTATGTGCTATTGAATCAGTTGTTAGTAAAAGTAAAAGTGTTAGCTTTAGAGCAACATTAAAGAAGTCTAGAGATAAATTATATTTAGGTGGATTCCGTAGTGATACGATTGAAAGAGCACTTCAAGATTATGATTTCCATTTTGATCAAGAAGAAGAAATAGCTGCTTTAAATAAAGATTATGACAAATTATTTACAAAATATCGTCGTAAAGTAAATAATAAAGAGTTAATGAATAAAGTAGTTGATTCATTATTAAAAAAAGGTTATAACTATGAAGATATAAAAATAGTTATAGAAGAAAGAGAGGATCAACGAAGTGAATAA
- a CDS encoding HD domain-containing protein has translation MNKIKELKAGQEGVLIEALIINVVTGKTNGANRSTYLSLALQDDTGSIDAKLWAATQEQVDTIVTGSVVQIKGDIIKYNDDRQMKVIKLVILSKDPQEQVKYLKSAPESKDVLVEEIFETMRNIENVTLRNIVGILCTEHKDQLEIYPAASKNHHEYVSGLVHHTVSMLRLAKSICALYPSIDSDLLYSGIILHDLGKIVELSGPVLPEYTLEGKLLGHISISQAMIKQVADNHHLFGEEVTLLQHMILSHHGKLEFGSPVVPLIKEAEVLSFIDNLDARINMLDKALDLIEPGENTKRVFSLENRSFYKPKFNQKENDE, from the coding sequence GTGAATAAAATAAAAGAATTAAAAGCAGGTCAAGAAGGTGTTTTGATAGAAGCTTTAATTATAAATGTAGTAACAGGGAAAACAAATGGAGCAAATCGTTCAACTTATTTAAGTTTAGCATTGCAAGATGATACAGGATCAATTGATGCTAAGCTTTGGGCTGCAACCCAAGAACAAGTGGATACGATTGTAACTGGTAGTGTTGTTCAAATAAAAGGGGATATTATTAAATACAATGATGATCGTCAAATGAAAGTAATTAAATTAGTGATTCTTTCAAAAGATCCTCAAGAACAAGTTAAATATTTAAAAAGTGCACCAGAAAGTAAAGATGTATTAGTGGAAGAAATATTTGAAACGATGAGAAATATTGAAAATGTTACTTTACGTAATATTGTTGGTATTTTATGTACAGAACATAAAGATCAATTAGAAATCTATCCTGCGGCAAGTAAAAATCATCATGAATATGTTTCAGGATTAGTTCATCATACAGTTTCTATGTTGCGATTAGCAAAATCAATCTGTGCTTTATATCCAAGTATTGATAGTGATTTATTATATTCAGGGATTATTTTACATGACTTAGGTAAGATTGTGGAGTTAAGTGGACCAGTTCTACCAGAATATACATTAGAAGGTAAACTATTAGGGCATATTTCTATTAGTCAAGCAATGATTAAACAAGTAGCAGATAACCATCATTTATTTGGAGAAGAAGTTACACTGTTACAACATATGATATTATCTCATCATGGTAAACTAGAATTTGGTTCTCCAGTAGTACCACTAATAAAAGAAGCAGAAGTGTTAAGTTTTATTGATAATTTAGATGCTAGAATTAATATGCTTGATAAAGCATTAGATTTAATAGAACCTGGAGAAAACACGAAACGTGTATTCTCATTAGAAAACCGTAGTTTCTATAAACCAAAATTTAATCAAAAAGAAAACGACGAGTAG
- a CDS encoding HIT family protein, whose protein sequence is MSNCIFCKIANHEIPGKIIYEDDKCIAFLDLSQVTNGHTLVIPKTHAANFLEVDDEVLTHMTLVTKALANKIKDALQASGINILTNAGEIAGQTVMHFHFHIIPRFNENDGFIVNFEKRLDDIDLDDLLNKLK, encoded by the coding sequence ATGTCAAATTGTATTTTTTGTAAAATCGCAAATCATGAAATTCCTGGGAAAATTATTTATGAAGATGATAAATGTATTGCTTTTTTAGATTTAAGTCAAGTAACGAATGGTCATACTTTGGTAATCCCTAAAACTCATGCAGCTAATTTTTTAGAAGTAGATGATGAAGTATTAACGCATATGACTCTTGTTACCAAAGCACTTGCAAACAAAATAAAAGATGCCTTGCAAGCATCCGGTATAAATATTCTAACTAATGCAGGAGAAATAGCAGGTCAAACAGTGATGCACTTCCATTTCCATATCATTCCTCGTTTTAATGAAAATGATGGTTTTATCGTTAATTTTGAAAAACGTTTGGATGATATTGATTTAGATGATCTATTAAATAAGTTAAAATAA